Part of the Sphingomonas sp. Leaf357 genome, CGCCTCGCGCTTCAGGTTGCCGAGCTCTTCACCCAGCTGGTCCTCGGTCTTCGCCTTGAGGTCGTCGATACGGGCCATCTTATGCAACTCCCAGATGCGAGGTGTCGCCGAGACGGGCAACGACCTTCACCTTGATCGGCAGCTTCATCGCTGCGCGGCTGAACGCCATCGCGGCGATGTCACCCGGCACGCCGTCCAATTCGAACAGGATCCGGCCCGGCTTGACGCGAGCGGCCCAATATTCCGGCGAACCCTTGCCCTTGCCCATGCGGACTTCGGCAGGCTTGCCCGTGACCGGCAGATCCGGGAACACGCGGATCCACAAACGACCCTGACGCTTGATGTGACGCGTGATCGCGCGGCGAGCCGCCTCGATCTGGCGCGCGGTCAGACGCTCCGGCTCCATCGCCTTCAGGCCATACGACCCGAAGTTCAGCGTGGTGCCACCCTTGGCGTCGCCATGGATCTTGCCCTTGAACGCCTTGCGAAACTTGGTTTTCTTCGGTTGAAGCATGTCTTGCGTCCTTAGCGGCGGTCGTCGCGCGCCGGGCGCACGCCGGAGGTCTGAGCCTCCATCATGATCCGGTCGGTCGCCATCGGGTCGTGACCCAGGATTTCGCCCTTGAAGATCCACACCTTCACGCCGCACACGCCATAGGCGGTGTGGGCCGAAGCTTCGGCATAATCGACGTTCGCGCGCAGCGTGTGCAGCGGAACGCGACCTTCACGATACCATTCCGACCGTGCGATTTCGGCGCCGCCGAGACGGCCGCCGCAGTTGATCCGGATGCCTTCGGCACCCAGACGCATGGCCGACTGCACCGCACGCTTCATCGCGCGGCGGAACGCGATACGGCGCTCCAGCTGATCGGCGATGCCCTGTGCGACGAGCTTGGCATCGACTTCCGGCTTGCGGATCTCGACGATGTTCAGGCTCACGTCCGACGAGGTCATCTTGCCGAGGGTCCGGCGAAGCTTCTCGATGTCCGCACCCTTCTTGCCGATGATCACGCCGGGGCGTGCGGCATAGATCGACACGCGGCACAGCTTGGCCGGACGCTCGATCACCACCTTGGAGATTGCGGCCTGCGGCAGCGTCTTCATGATGTAGGCGCGCATCTTGAGATCTTCGAGCAGGAGGCGACCGTAATCGGCGCCTTCCGCATACCAGCGGCTATCCCAGGTGCGGTTAATCTGCAGGCGCAGACCGATGGGGTTCGATTTCTGACCCATTACGCTTCTTCTTCTTGCTGTTCGCGAACGACGATGCGCAGGCGGCTGAAGGGCTTGAGGATGCGCGTCGACTTGCCGCGACCGCGCGTGGCGAACCGCTTCATGGTGATCGACTTGCCGACCGACGCCTCGGCGACGACGAGCGCGTCGACATCGAGGTTGTGGTTGTTCTCGGCATTGGCGATGGCGGAGGCGAGCACCTTGCGGGCGTCGACGGCCATACCCTTGGTCGAGAACTGCAGGATGTTCATCGCGTCGCCGACCTTGCGGCCGCGGATCAGCGCGGCGACGAGGCCGAGCTTCTGCGCGGAACCGCGGATCTGCGTGCCGACCGACAACGCTTCGTTATCGGCCACCTTGCGGGGAGATTTAGGCTTGGACATTAGCGCTTGCCCTTCTTGTCGGCGGCGTGACCCGGGAAGTAGCGGGTCGGCGCGAACTCGCCGAGCTTCATCCCGACCATGTCCTCGTTGACCGTGACCGGCACGAACTTGCGACCGTTGTAGACGCTGAACGTGAGGCCGACGAACTGCGGCAGGATCGTCGAGCGACGCGACCAGGTCTTGATCGCACCACGCGCGTTGGTTTCCTGCGCGGTCTCTGCCTTCTTCAGCAGGTGGAGGTCCACGAACGGACCTTTCCAGATGGAACGAGCCATGGCGGTTAGCCCTTCTTCTTGGCGTGACGCGACCGGATGATCATCTTGTCGGTCGACTTGTTGTGACGGGTGCGCGCACCCTTGGTCGGCTTGCCCCATGGCGTAACCGGATGACGGCCGCCCGAGGTACGGCCTTCACCACCGCCGTGCGGATGGTCGACCGGGTTCTTGGCGACACCGCGCGTCAGCGGGCGGATGCCCTTCCAACGGTTGCGGCCGGCCTTGGCGAGATTGGTGTTGCCGTTGTCCGGGTTGGACACGGCACCGACCGTCGCCATGCAGTTCGCGTGAATATAGCGCTGCTCGCCCGAATTGAGGCGGACCATCACCATGCCCTTGTCGCGACCCACGACCTGCACGTACGTGCCGGCCGAACGGGCGATCTGGCCGCCCTTGCCCGGCTTCATCTCCACGTTGTGGACGATGGTGCCGACCGGCATCTGGCCCAGTTCCATGGCGTTGCCCGGCTTCACGTCGGTCTTCTTGCCTGCGATGATCTTGTCACCGACGGCGAGACGCTGCGGCGCGATGATGTACGCGACGTTGGACTTGCCCTCGTCCGTATCGCCATAGTTGATCAGCGCGATGAACGCAGTGCGGTTGGGATCGTATTCGATCCGCTCAACCGTGCCCTCGACTTCCCACAGACGACGCTTGAAATCGATGATGCGATAGCGCTGCTTGTGGCCGCCGGCGATGCCGCGCGACGTGACGTGACCCTTGTTGTTGCGGCCACCGGTCTTGCGCTTGCCTTCGGTCAGCGCCTTGACGGGGCCGCCCTTGTGCAGGCCGGACCGGTCGACGAGGATAAGACCGCGTCGTGCCGGGCTGGTCGGATTATAATGCTTGAGTGCCATTACGCGCTGACCCCCTGCGTCACGTCGATCGACTGGCCGTCGGCCAGCGTGACGATCGCCTTCTTGATGTCCGACTTGGTGTAGGGAACGCCCTTCCACCGCTTGGTCTTGCCCTTCTGGACGATCGTGTTGACCCCCAGGACCTTGACCGAGAACAGCGCCTCGACGGCAGCCTTGATCTCGGGCTTGGTTGCGTCGTTGCTGACGCGGAACACAACGGCGTTGTTCTCGCTGAGCAAGGTCGCCTTCTCGGTGATGTGCGGTGCAACGATCACGTCGTAATGACGCAGATCGATGTCGCCTTTCTGCTTCTTAGCCATTGAAGCGCGCCTCCAGCATTTCGACGGCAGCGCGGGTCAGGACCAGCGTGTCGTGCTTCAGGATGTCATAAACGTTGGCGCCGGCGGCCGGCATCACGTTGATCGTGTGAACGTTGCCCGCGGCGAACGCGAAGCTCTGCTCGACCATGTCGCCATCGATGACGAGTGCGGTCTTGCCGGCGCCCAGGTTGGCCCAATTGGCCAGCAGCGTCTTGGTCTTGCTCTCGGCAACCGTCAGGCTGTCCATGATGACCAACGTACCCGCCTGAGCATGGCTCGACAGTGCCATCTTCAGGCCGAGCGCGCGGACCTTCTTGTTCAGCGACGGGTTGAAGTCACGAACGCGGGCGCCGTGAGCCTTACCACCACCGATGAACACCGGAGCGCGGCGATCGCCGTGACGCGCCGTACCGCCGCCCTTCTGGCGTCCGAACTTCTTGCCGGTGCGCGCGACATCGGCGCGCTCACGCGTGCCGCGTGCGGTCGCACGGCGCTTCTCGAGCTGCCAGGTGACGACCCGGTGCAGGATATCCGGACGGGGCTCGATGCCGAAGACCTCGTCGTTGAGTTCGATGTCCGCGCCCTTGGCGTTGGCATCGAAGGACTGAATGGTGACCTTCATGTTCAGCCCTCCTGGCCTTCGGTCGCTTCGACGGCGGAGGTGTCCTCGGCAGGCGTTTCAGCGGCGGTGTTGTTGTTGGCGACCTGACGGAGGCCGGCGGGGTAAGGCGCGTCCGCATGGCGGGCGACCTTGACCGAATCCTTGACGAGCAACCAGCCGCCTTTCGATCCGGGCACCGAGCCCTTGATGAAGATCAGGCCACGCTCGACGTCGGTCGAAACGATTTCCAGGTTCTGCTGGGTGCGGTTCTTGTTACCCATCTGGCCGGCCATCTTCTTGTTCTTGAAGACCTTGCCCGGATCCTGACGCTGACCGGTCGAACCGAGCGAGCGGTGCGAGACGGACACGCCGTGGGTGGCGCGCAGACCACCGAAGCCCCAACGCTTCATGCCGCCGGCAAAACCCTTACCCTGGGTCACGCCCTGGATATCGACGATCTGGCCAGCGACGTAATGGTCGGCGGAAATGGTCGCACCGACTTCGAGCAGCGCATCGTCGCTGACGCGGAATTCGGCGACCTTCGCCTTGGGTTCGACTTCGGCCTTGCCGAAATGGCCACGCTGCGGCTTGGCGACGTTCTTCGCCTTCGCAGTGCCGGCGCCCAGCTGGACGGCGGTGTAACCATCACGGTCGGCCTCGCGAACGGCCACGACCTGCAGATTTTCCAGTGCAAGGACGGTGACGGGCACGTGGCGCCCATCGTCCTTGAACAAGCGGGTCATCCCCATTTTCTTCGCGATCACGCCAGTGCGCATGATCTTGCTCCTTTAACAGAGGCACCCCGGAACCATTTCCGTAGGTGCGTGTGAACATCGCGAAAGTTGCCCTTCGCGATGCTCGTCAGCCCAATAGATTTTATACTGCTGCCCCGACCCGGGCTGGTGCCTCCCTGGGGAAGCGTGTCGGGGGACGCAGACCCGGATAAATCCGGCGGTATCCCTGTATCTGGCTGGCTCTAAAGCCGAACCGAATCTCGTTGGAGGCGGCCTGTTAGGCCAACTTGATCTCCACGTCAACGCCAGCGGCGAGGTCCAGCTTCATCAACGCGTCGACCGTTTGCGGCGTCGGCTGAACGATGTCCAGCATGCGCTTGTACGTACGCACCTCGAACTGCTCGCGCGACTTCTTGTCGATGTGCGGGCCACGGTTGACCGTGAACTTCTCGATGCGCGTCGGCAAAGGGATCGGACCGCGGATCATTGCGCCGGTGCGACGGGCGGTGTCGGCGATATCGCCGGTTGCCTGGTCGAGCACGCGATGATCGAATGCCTTCAGACGAATACGGATATTCTGCGTGTCCATGAGTCCCTACCGATGCGAAAGAGCGGGCGCCGTTGCCGGCGCTCTTGCTGTTGAGTGATAAACCGAAGGCGCGCCTCTATACGGGCGCCGAGGGAAGATCAAGCCGGAAAGCGCGCGATGTGCCTGCCATTGGTCGCATCGACTTTTGCCTCACTCGGTCCCTGCCGAGGACTGGAACGATGTCGGGAGCCCGAAGATGTGATCGGACCATCTCAGGAGTTCGGCCCGGCCGCAGTTCCAGCGCGCAACGTGGCTGGAAACCGGACGGAGAGAATGCGAGGTTTGCGCCCGTCGACAATAAAGTGAGACGGAACGGATGAAGAGAATGATCGGTGCTTTGCTGCTGGCGACCGGAATGGCGGCGACCGGCGCTGCCGCTCAAAACGGCACCTCCATCGCCTGCGACGGCGGCGATCCGGAAAGCTGCCGCTTCATCCTAACGGTCACGGCCGAGTTGACCGATATGCTCAAGACCGGCGACCCGACACCCTTGCAGCGCCATCTGGATCCGAGGGCGCTCTGGGTCCAGAGCAACGGAAAGGTGCTGGCCGGAACGGAGCTGATCGCGGCGGTCCGGCGCGACGTGCGGCGTGCCACGTCGAAGCTGGACCGAGCCAACGTCCGTTTCTTCGGGAATGTCGCGATCGCGACGTGGGAGGAATCCTGGACCGCGCCAGGAGCCGTCCACGAGGCCGGTCGCCTGGCTGGCGTCGACACTTGGGCGAAGCACCGAAACCGGTGGCGGATCATCACCACGGCGGAGACGTTGCCGACCCCTTAGCCGTAATGCTCGTCTCCGGGTCGGGATCGTCAGCCGCAGGCCGCTCCCGCCCAAACGCAAAAGTCCGGCCTCCCCGAGGGGAAGCCGGACCCGAGCTTTACCTTAACAGGCGTCGATCAGGCGGTGATGCCGCTGACGATGCCCGAACCGACGGTGCGGCCACCTTCACGGATCGTGAAGCGCTGACCGACGTCCATCGCGATCGGGGCGATCAGCTTCACGCCGAGCGCGATGTTGTCGCCCGGCATGACCATTTCGGTGCCCTCGGGCAGCTCAACGGTGCCGGTGACGTCCGTGGTGCGGAAGTAGAACTGCGGACGATAGTTGGCGAAGAACGGCGTGTGACGGCCACCCTCTTCCTTCGACAGCACGTACACTTCCGACTGGAAGTCGGTGTGCGGCTTGATCGAGCCGGGCTTGCAGAGAACCTGGCCACGCTCGACTTCTTCACGGCCCACGCCGCGGATCAGCGCGCCGATGTTGTCGCCGGCCTGGCCCTGATCGAGCAGCTTGCGGAACATTTCGACGCCCGTGACGGTGGTCTTGCGCACGGCGGGCTGGATGCCGACGATCTCGACTTCCTCGCCGACCTTGACGATGCCGGTCTCGACGCGGCCGGTGACGACCGTACCGCGACCCGAGATCGAGAACACGTCTTCGATCGGCATCATGAACGGCTTATCGAGCGGACGCTCCGGCTGCGGCAGGTACGTGTCGACGGCCTGCATCAGCTTCAGAACGGCGTCATGGCCGATTTCCGGGGTCTTGTCTTCGAGTGCGGCAACGGCCGAACCCTGGATGACCGGGATGTTGTCGCCGTCGAAATCGTACGAGCTGAGCAGTTCGCGGATTTCCAGCTCGACCAGTTCGAGGATCTCGGCGTCGTCGACCAGATCGACCTTGTTCATGAACACGACCATCGTCGGCACGCCGACCTGACGGGCGAGCAGGATGTGCTCGCGGGTCTGCGGCATCGGGCCGTCGGTGGCCGAAACAACCAGGATCGCGCCGTCCATCTGGGCGGCACCGGTGATCATGTTCTT contains:
- the rplP gene encoding 50S ribosomal protein L16, with product MLQPKKTKFRKAFKGKIHGDAKGGTTLNFGSYGLKAMEPERLTARQIEAARRAITRHIKRQGRLWIRVFPDLPVTGKPAEVRMGKGKGSPEYWAARVKPGRILFELDGVPGDIAAMAFSRAAMKLPIKVKVVARLGDTSHLGVA
- the rplV gene encoding 50S ribosomal protein L22 encodes the protein MSKPKSPRKVADNEALSVGTQIRGSAQKLGLVAALIRGRKVGDAMNILQFSTKGMAVDARKVLASAIANAENNHNLDVDALVVAEASVGKSITMKRFATRGRGKSTRILKPFSRLRIVVREQQEEEA
- a CDS encoding nuclear transport factor 2 family protein; translation: MKRMIGALLLATGMAATGAAAQNGTSIACDGGDPESCRFILTVTAELTDMLKTGDPTPLQRHLDPRALWVQSNGKVLAGTELIAAVRRDVRRATSKLDRANVRFFGNVAIATWEESWTAPGAVHEAGRLAGVDTWAKHRNRWRIITTAETLPTP
- the rplB gene encoding 50S ribosomal protein L2, which produces MALKHYNPTSPARRGLILVDRSGLHKGGPVKALTEGKRKTGGRNNKGHVTSRGIAGGHKQRYRIIDFKRRLWEVEGTVERIEYDPNRTAFIALINYGDTDEGKSNVAYIIAPQRLAVGDKIIAGKKTDVKPGNAMELGQMPVGTIVHNVEMKPGKGGQIARSAGTYVQVVGRDKGMVMVRLNSGEQRYIHANCMATVGAVSNPDNGNTNLAKAGRNRWKGIRPLTRGVAKNPVDHPHGGGEGRTSGGRHPVTPWGKPTKGARTRHNKSTDKMIIRSRHAKKKG
- the rpsJ gene encoding 30S ribosomal protein S10 translates to MDTQNIRIRLKAFDHRVLDQATGDIADTARRTGAMIRGPIPLPTRIEKFTVNRGPHIDKKSREQFEVRTYKRMLDIVQPTPQTVDALMKLDLAAGVDVEIKLA
- a CDS encoding 50S ribosomal protein L23 codes for the protein MAKKQKGDIDLRHYDVIVAPHITEKATLLSENNAVVFRVSNDATKPEIKAAVEALFSVKVLGVNTIVQKGKTKRWKGVPYTKSDIKKAIVTLADGQSIDVTQGVSA
- the rpsS gene encoding 30S ribosomal protein S19, whose amino-acid sequence is MARSIWKGPFVDLHLLKKAETAQETNARGAIKTWSRRSTILPQFVGLTFSVYNGRKFVPVTVNEDMVGMKLGEFAPTRYFPGHAADKKGKR
- the rpsC gene encoding 30S ribosomal protein S3; the encoded protein is MGQKSNPIGLRLQINRTWDSRWYAEGADYGRLLLEDLKMRAYIMKTLPQAAISKVVIERPAKLCRVSIYAARPGVIIGKKGADIEKLRRTLGKMTSSDVSLNIVEIRKPEVDAKLVAQGIADQLERRIAFRRAMKRAVQSAMRLGAEGIRINCGGRLGGAEIARSEWYREGRVPLHTLRANVDYAEASAHTAYGVCGVKVWIFKGEILGHDPMATDRIMMEAQTSGVRPARDDRR
- the tuf gene encoding elongation factor Tu; protein product: MAKAKFERNKPHLNIGTIGHVDHGKTSLTAAITKVLAETGGATFTSYANIDKAPEERERGITISTAHVEYETEARHYAHVDCPGHADYVKNMITGAAQMDGAILVVSATDGPMPQTREHILLARQVGVPTMVVFMNKVDLVDDAEILELVELEIRELLSSYDFDGDNIPVIQGSAVAALEDKTPEIGHDAVLKLMQAVDTYLPQPERPLDKPFMMPIEDVFSISGRGTVVTGRVETGIVKVGEEVEIVGIQPAVRKTTVTGVEMFRKLLDQGQAGDNIGALIRGVGREEVERGQVLCKPGSIKPHTDFQSEVYVLSKEEGGRHTPFFANYRPQFYFRTTDVTGTVELPEGTEMVMPGDNIALGVKLIAPIAMDVGQRFTIREGGRTVGSGIVSGITA
- the rplD gene encoding 50S ribosomal protein L4; the encoded protein is MKVTIQSFDANAKGADIELNDEVFGIEPRPDILHRVVTWQLEKRRATARGTRERADVARTGKKFGRQKGGGTARHGDRRAPVFIGGGKAHGARVRDFNPSLNKKVRALGLKMALSSHAQAGTLVIMDSLTVAESKTKTLLANWANLGAGKTALVIDGDMVEQSFAFAAGNVHTINVMPAAGANVYDILKHDTLVLTRAAVEMLEARFNG
- the rplC gene encoding 50S ribosomal protein L3; translation: MRTGVIAKKMGMTRLFKDDGRHVPVTVLALENLQVVAVREADRDGYTAVQLGAGTAKAKNVAKPQRGHFGKAEVEPKAKVAEFRVSDDALLEVGATISADHYVAGQIVDIQGVTQGKGFAGGMKRWGFGGLRATHGVSVSHRSLGSTGQRQDPGKVFKNKKMAGQMGNKNRTQQNLEIVSTDVERGLIFIKGSVPGSKGGWLLVKDSVKVARHADAPYPAGLRQVANNNTAAETPAEDTSAVEATEGQEG